From a region of the Basfia succiniciproducens genome:
- the dolP gene encoding division/outer membrane stress-associated lipid-binding lipoprotein — protein MNMHKLKKLTFIIGSALLLQGCVAALVGGGAVATKVGTDPRTTGTQLDDETLKFQVYNAVNKDEQIKQEGRIVVSSYSGRVLLLGQVPTESLKSVATSLAKGVDGVGDVYNEIRVGSPITVTQKTKDSWITSKIKSDMLLNSSVKTTDIKVITENGEVFLMGNVTQEQANAAAEVARNISGVEKVVKVFKYLD, from the coding sequence ATGAATATGCATAAATTAAAAAAACTGACATTTATTATTGGTTCGGCGCTTTTATTGCAAGGCTGTGTCGCCGCACTTGTAGGCGGTGGTGCGGTGGCGACAAAAGTCGGCACTGATCCTCGAACAACCGGCACACAATTAGATGATGAAACTCTAAAATTCCAAGTGTATAACGCGGTCAACAAAGACGAACAAATTAAGCAGGAAGGGCGTATTGTCGTATCGTCTTATAGCGGACGCGTGTTGTTATTAGGGCAAGTTCCGACAGAAAGCTTAAAATCTGTGGCAACCAGCCTGGCAAAAGGGGTTGACGGTGTAGGCGACGTATATAATGAAATCCGCGTCGGCTCCCCTATTACAGTTACTCAAAAAACAAAAGATAGTTGGATTACAAGTAAAATCAAATCGGATATGTTGCTAAATTCATCCGTCAAAACAACGGATATCAAAGTGATTACCGAAAACGGTGAAGTTTTCCTGATGGGTAATGTTACTCAAGAACAGGCAAATGCGGCCGCGGAAGTTGCTCGAAATATCAGCGGTGTTGAAAAAGTCGTAAAAGTATTTAAATATCTGGACTAA
- a CDS encoding NRAMP family divalent metal transporter: MNNEITSEKSSWRSKLGALGPGILMASAAVGGSHIIMSTQAGAIYSWQLVPIIILANLFKYPFFRFGAQYTLDSGNTLLEGYLQKGKFYLWFFFLLNIFATIINTAAVGLLCAAILTFVLPFPVPVPILSLIVITVSSGILLLGKYRMLDGLSKLIMIALTVTTVMAVLIALFRNGIQGVAQADYVAPSPWNLGPLGLGFIVALMGWMPAPIEISALNSMWVVAKRRLTKVTYRDGIFDFNVGYIGTAVLALVFLALGALVQFGSGEQVQMVGGKYIAQLINMYASTIGDWARGLIAFIAFMCMFGTTITVIDGYSRTNVESLRLLLKRKESSPKYLNLAVILAALSGLAIIFYFNNAVGPMLSFAMITSFVFAPLFAWLNLSLVLKGEHKVRGGLFWLSIAGLIFLISFAGLFIANQAGWLA; this comes from the coding sequence ATGAACAATGAAATAACCTCAGAAAAATCGTCATGGCGATCTAAATTAGGTGCTTTGGGTCCCGGTATTTTAATGGCATCCGCAGCTGTCGGCGGTTCCCATATTATTATGTCCACTCAAGCCGGCGCAATTTATAGTTGGCAATTAGTACCTATCATTATTTTAGCTAATTTATTTAAATATCCTTTTTTCCGTTTCGGCGCACAATATACCTTAGATAGCGGAAATACCTTACTTGAAGGTTATCTGCAAAAAGGAAAATTTTATCTGTGGTTTTTCTTCCTATTGAATATCTTTGCTACTATCATTAATACCGCCGCCGTAGGGTTATTATGTGCGGCGATTCTTACTTTTGTACTGCCTTTCCCGGTTCCCGTTCCAATACTCAGTTTAATTGTGATTACGGTTAGCTCCGGCATTTTATTATTAGGTAAATATAGAATGCTAGACGGCTTGTCTAAGTTGATTATGATTGCATTAACCGTAACAACGGTAATGGCGGTACTGATTGCTTTATTCCGTAACGGTATTCAGGGGGTTGCACAGGCAGATTACGTTGCGCCGTCACCATGGAATTTAGGTCCGTTGGGTTTGGGTTTTATCGTTGCGTTAATGGGTTGGATGCCGGCACCTATTGAGATTTCCGCGTTGAATTCTATGTGGGTTGTGGCAAAACGTCGCTTAACGAAAGTGACTTATAGAGACGGTATTTTTGACTTTAATGTGGGCTATATAGGTACTGCCGTTTTGGCGTTAGTCTTTTTGGCATTAGGGGCTTTAGTTCAATTTGGTTCCGGTGAACAAGTACAAATGGTCGGCGGTAAGTATATTGCCCAGCTTATCAATATGTATGCTTCTACTATCGGGGATTGGGCACGCGGTCTAATCGCCTTTATCGCCTTCATGTGTATGTTCGGAACAACCATTACGGTAATTGACGGTTATTCTCGGACTAATGTTGAAAGTCTGCGCTTATTGCTTAAACGTAAAGAAAGCTCACCGAAATATTTAAACCTTGCGGTCATCTTGGCAGCGCTTTCCGGGTTAGCCATTATTTTCTATTTTAATAATGCGGTAGGTCCGATGTTAAGTTTTGCTATGATTACCTCATTCGTCTTTGCTCCATTATTTGCCTGGTTAAATCTTTCATTAGTATTAAAAGGCGAGCATAAAGTACGTGGCGGATTATTCTGGCTTTCTATTGCCGGATTAATCTTCTTAATCAGTTTTGCGGGATTATTTATTGCAAATCAAGCCGGTTGGCTAGCTTAA